In a genomic window of Hymenobacter chitinivorans DSM 11115:
- a CDS encoding polysaccharide biosynthesis/export family protein produces the protein MQQTAFHRLLRLWLLCVPFAVLFSSCTTGRYYRQNIMFRTPSGEGVDTMKLRSLVGRTSRNYLIQPNDYLEVRVYTNKGERILDPNGELQFGSPSTTGTSTTTPTTTTGRGAVGGNRGGQTQQPTGANQFLVQANGMVNLPMVNMVKVNGLTLLEADSLLKTKYDVFYKDSYVATRVTNNRIIVLGAPGGQIVPMYNDNMNLLEVLASAGGLEAGGFAGGGGAGGGRGRAYNIRLIRGDLRNPQVQVIDLSTIEGMRRANLQVEPNDVVYIEPVRRPFFEALSDAGSVFGLIGGLAGILTSYVLVRDLINK, from the coding sequence ATGCAACAAACCGCTTTTCACCGCCTTCTGCGCCTCTGGCTGCTGTGCGTGCCGTTCGCCGTACTATTTTCTTCCTGCACCACCGGCCGCTACTACCGGCAAAATATCATGTTTCGCACACCTTCCGGCGAGGGTGTCGACACCATGAAGTTGCGGTCTTTGGTCGGGCGCACCAGCCGTAACTACCTGATTCAGCCCAACGACTACCTCGAAGTTCGGGTGTACACCAATAAAGGCGAAAGAATTTTAGACCCCAACGGGGAGCTGCAATTCGGTAGCCCCTCCACCACGGGTACCAGTACCACCACGCCCACTACCACCACGGGGCGGGGCGCAGTGGGCGGTAACCGAGGCGGGCAAACTCAGCAGCCCACCGGCGCCAATCAGTTTTTGGTACAAGCCAACGGAATGGTGAACCTGCCCATGGTGAACATGGTGAAGGTAAATGGCCTGACGCTGCTGGAAGCCGACAGCCTGCTCAAAACCAAGTACGACGTGTTCTACAAGGATTCGTACGTGGCTACTCGCGTGACCAATAACCGCATCATTGTGCTGGGGGCCCCGGGCGGGCAAATTGTACCCATGTATAATGATAATATGAACCTGCTGGAAGTTCTGGCCTCGGCCGGCGGCCTGGAGGCGGGGGGCTTTGCGGGCGGCGGCGGGGCTGGCGGCGGCCGGGGCCGGGCTTACAATATTCGCCTGATTCGGGGTGATTTACGTAATCCGCAGGTGCAGGTCATCGACTTATCTACCATTGAAGGCATGCGCCGGGCCAACCTGCAGGTAGAGCCCAACGACGTGGTGTACATCGAACCCGTACGGCGGCCCTTCTTTGAGGCACTTTCTGATGCCGGCTCCGTGTTTGGGCTGATAGGTGGGTTGGCAGGAATCTTGACATCCTACGTTTTAGTGAGGGATCTAATCAATAAGTAG
- the hpf gene encoding ribosome hibernation-promoting factor, HPF/YfiA family: MKVQMHSVHFDADQKLLDFIQKRLDKLETFYDRVTEGEVILKLNNKDGIDNKTVEIKLLIPGTTLFSQEDAPSFEAAADAAADNLRRQITKHKEKVTSH; this comes from the coding sequence ATGAAAGTACAGATGCATTCGGTACACTTTGATGCCGACCAAAAATTGCTCGATTTCATCCAGAAGCGCCTCGATAAGCTTGAGACTTTCTATGACCGTGTCACGGAAGGCGAGGTAATTCTGAAACTCAATAACAAGGACGGCATCGACAACAAGACCGTCGAAATTAAGCTCCTTATCCCGGGCACTACCCTATTCAGCCAGGAAGACGCGCCCTCGTTCGAAGCCGCTGCCGACGCCGCCGCCGACAACCTGCGGCGCCAGATTACCAAGCACAAGGAAAAAGTAACTAGCCATTAG
- a CDS encoding tetratricopeptide repeat protein, producing MNENFEDQEQVLDTVRRFERMVANNEPVFFDLADFESIIDHYTSNTLYDKALQACEAAIAQYPFSTELLIDRAQVLAMKGEYTSAAQQIESVAELDPTNPDVAVTRGIIATQKGDFAQAVDFFKSAVENATDRDDIYFNLGLAYQSWQKFKSAAKYYKQSLRLNPDNDIAVQELLYCLEISERLEKNLDFFRHFTDEDPYSATAWYNLGQAYFRLANFEEAVAAFEYAILIDAKFYDAHGFLASAYVGQEKYREAITEFHLSYEEGQPTPEALCNIGECHEKLGEWDAARKNYQHAIDLDQTMDEAWFGIGIVLNAQERWFEAIHFFRKAVSLYDESVEYWLALAAAEYQVGAVVSALECYDKATQVAPENKDAWLNWSIILYEQGNFDEAIDLMRNAVEIQPGEAELHYRLCAYLLAAGRYREAYQYLENALVLDFDKHRLLFEYFPELESQRALARLIDQYRK from the coding sequence ATGAACGAGAATTTTGAGGACCAGGAGCAAGTGCTGGATACCGTGCGCCGTTTCGAGCGGATGGTGGCCAACAACGAGCCCGTGTTTTTTGACCTGGCCGATTTCGAAAGTATTATCGACCACTATACTTCCAACACCCTTTACGATAAGGCCCTGCAGGCTTGTGAGGCTGCCATTGCGCAGTATCCGTTTTCTACTGAGCTGCTCATCGACCGGGCCCAGGTGCTGGCCATGAAGGGCGAGTATACCTCGGCGGCCCAGCAGATTGAGTCGGTGGCCGAGCTGGACCCGACCAACCCCGACGTGGCCGTGACCCGCGGCATTATTGCCACCCAGAAAGGCGACTTCGCCCAGGCCGTGGATTTCTTTAAGTCGGCGGTGGAAAACGCTACTGACCGCGACGATATTTACTTCAACCTGGGTTTGGCTTACCAGAGCTGGCAGAAGTTCAAGAGCGCGGCCAAGTATTACAAGCAAAGTCTGCGGCTCAACCCCGACAACGATATTGCCGTGCAGGAGCTGCTCTACTGCCTCGAAATTTCGGAGCGGCTGGAGAAGAACCTGGACTTTTTCCGCCACTTTACCGACGAGGACCCGTACTCGGCCACGGCCTGGTACAACCTGGGGCAGGCCTACTTCCGGCTGGCCAACTTCGAAGAGGCTGTGGCCGCCTTCGAGTATGCCATCCTGATTGACGCCAAGTTCTACGACGCCCACGGCTTTCTGGCCAGCGCCTACGTGGGCCAGGAAAAGTACCGGGAGGCCATTACCGAGTTTCACCTTAGCTACGAGGAAGGCCAACCGACGCCCGAAGCCCTGTGCAACATCGGGGAATGCCACGAGAAGCTGGGCGAGTGGGACGCGGCCCGCAAAAACTACCAGCACGCCATTGACCTCGACCAGACTATGGACGAGGCCTGGTTCGGCATCGGCATCGTGCTCAACGCCCAGGAGCGGTGGTTTGAAGCCATTCACTTCTTCCGCAAGGCCGTGTCGCTCTACGACGAAAGCGTGGAGTACTGGCTGGCCCTGGCCGCGGCCGAATACCAGGTGGGAGCCGTGGTAAGCGCCCTGGAGTGCTACGACAAAGCCACCCAGGTAGCTCCCGAAAACAAGGACGCCTGGCTGAACTGGAGCATCATTCTCTACGAGCAGGGCAACTTTGACGAGGCCATCGACCTGATGCGCAACGCCGTGGAAATTCAGCCCGGCGAGGCTGAGCTGCACTACCGCCTCTGTGCCTACCTGTTGGCGGCGGGCCGCTACCGGGAGGCGTATCAGTACCTGGAAAACGCGCTGGTGCTGGATTTCGACAAGCACCGCCTGCTGTTCGAGTACTTCCCCGAACTGGAGTCGCAGCGTGCCCTGGCCCGCCTGATTGACCAGTACCGGAAGTAG
- a CDS encoding GumC family protein, whose protein sequence is MAVNENAELEELIRSAGGAEPNAVEDEGGGLDLTTLLLVARRSILWIILLIALGLSASWLLLRYTKPVYKSSSLLKIDEKTEAGILGLDGPVGQAVGSSNVNKLSGEVELIKSNIIYQRLKDSLELNVNYYVEGTVLENELYGISPFKVSYDIKDPNFYNSKFNLNFTGGKQFRLSYLYLGQERSATYTLGQPVVVPGMTLVVTATPLLDEEALEKNYHFVINDDGAVNNYLNTNLSVDIVNPDANTIQIAFTDFNPAKARDIVNKIDTVYLQEKLAKKQEATAQTLQFLDKTLTENQQKLQSAEENLQAFVRQNKTYDVKTEVAGITEKLAEQEEVRLKLVEKARLLGEISRLVEQDRLTQNEDATLEQSIPGIAAVEDAQLTQQLSELNALQWNLRRLLRSYNETTEAVKQQQAQLAYVKNNIRRLIQQNRRLVQTQIDRMNQQRDQFNAELQTLPQKETELARLKRPFELYEKSYLMLMDKKVEFSIAKAGTTPDFQILSPASMPSAPISPVRTMIYAIGLAGGIALGLALIAVRYFMHNTVTNVRELERSTSASVLGVIPTYDKEKMTVSKLVVDKNPKSAISESIRSIRTNLDFISGSSTKKRRLISVTSTISGEGKTFVTVNLGGIIALSEQRVVILDLDMRKPKVNLAFGAENIKGISTILIDKHTILECVQHTSIPTLDFISAGPTPPNPSELILSARFDEMLEELYQHYDVILIDTPPVGLVTDGILIMRKADIPIYIVRANYSKKSFLKNVNKLIRANNFTRLCAILNDSTASGLYGYGYGYGYGYGYGYGQGYYEETRPVVGLFSRLRKRFT, encoded by the coding sequence ATGGCAGTAAACGAAAACGCTGAACTGGAAGAACTTATTCGCAGTGCCGGCGGCGCCGAACCCAATGCGGTGGAAGACGAAGGTGGCGGGCTAGACCTAACTACCTTACTGCTGGTAGCACGCCGCAGCATTCTCTGGATTATCCTGCTGATTGCCCTGGGCCTGTCTGCTTCGTGGCTGCTGCTGCGCTACACCAAGCCCGTTTACAAATCCTCGTCGCTGCTCAAGATTGATGAGAAGACGGAGGCTGGAATTCTGGGGCTGGATGGCCCGGTGGGCCAGGCCGTAGGGAGTAGCAACGTCAATAAGCTCTCGGGGGAGGTAGAGCTGATCAAGTCCAACATCATCTACCAGCGGCTGAAGGATTCACTGGAGCTCAACGTGAACTACTACGTGGAGGGCACCGTGCTGGAAAACGAGCTGTATGGCATTTCTCCCTTCAAGGTAAGCTACGACATAAAGGACCCGAACTTCTACAACAGCAAGTTCAATCTGAATTTTACGGGTGGGAAGCAGTTTCGCTTGTCGTATCTGTACCTGGGGCAGGAGCGCAGCGCTACCTACACGCTGGGGCAGCCTGTGGTGGTACCGGGTATGACACTGGTAGTAACGGCTACACCCCTGCTGGATGAAGAGGCCCTGGAAAAAAACTACCACTTTGTCATTAATGATGACGGAGCAGTAAACAATTACCTGAACACTAACCTGAGCGTGGACATCGTCAACCCCGACGCCAACACGATTCAGATTGCCTTCACCGATTTTAACCCGGCCAAAGCCCGGGACATCGTCAACAAGATTGACACGGTGTACCTGCAGGAAAAGCTGGCCAAAAAGCAGGAAGCTACGGCGCAGACGCTGCAATTCCTGGACAAGACCCTAACCGAAAATCAGCAGAAGCTGCAGAGCGCCGAGGAAAACCTGCAGGCCTTCGTGCGGCAGAACAAGACCTACGACGTCAAGACGGAAGTTGCCGGCATTACCGAAAAGCTAGCGGAGCAGGAAGAAGTACGCCTTAAGCTGGTCGAGAAGGCCCGCTTGCTGGGCGAAATCAGCCGCTTGGTGGAGCAGGACCGCCTGACCCAGAATGAGGATGCCACGCTGGAACAAAGCATTCCCGGCATTGCCGCCGTCGAGGACGCCCAGCTTACCCAGCAGCTGAGTGAGCTCAACGCCCTGCAGTGGAACCTGCGCCGCTTGCTGCGCTCCTACAACGAAACCACTGAGGCCGTCAAGCAGCAGCAGGCCCAGTTGGCCTACGTAAAAAATAACATCCGCCGGCTGATCCAGCAAAACCGCCGCCTGGTGCAGACGCAGATTGACCGCATGAATCAGCAGCGCGACCAGTTCAACGCCGAGCTGCAAACCCTGCCCCAGAAGGAAACTGAGCTGGCCCGCCTCAAGCGGCCCTTTGAGCTCTACGAAAAGTCGTACCTGATGCTGATGGACAAAAAGGTCGAGTTCAGCATCGCCAAGGCCGGCACCACGCCCGACTTCCAGATTCTGTCGCCGGCCAGCATGCCCAGTGCCCCTATTTCGCCGGTGCGCACCATGATTTACGCCATTGGCCTGGCGGGTGGTATTGCCCTGGGCCTGGCCCTGATTGCAGTGCGCTACTTCATGCACAACACCGTCACCAACGTGCGGGAACTGGAACGCTCTACCTCAGCCTCGGTGCTGGGCGTGATTCCGACCTACGACAAGGAGAAAATGACCGTGTCGAAACTGGTAGTCGATAAAAATCCGAAATCCGCTATTTCGGAGTCTATTCGCTCGATTCGGACCAACCTGGACTTTATCAGCGGCTCCTCGACCAAGAAGCGGCGGCTGATTTCGGTGACGTCCACCATTTCCGGGGAAGGTAAAACCTTCGTAACAGTTAACCTGGGCGGCATTATTGCTCTTTCCGAGCAGCGCGTGGTCATCCTGGACCTGGACATGCGTAAACCCAAGGTGAACCTGGCTTTCGGAGCCGAAAACATCAAGGGGATCAGCACCATTCTCATTGATAAGCACACCATTCTGGAGTGCGTACAGCACACGAGCATCCCGACGCTGGACTTCATTTCGGCCGGCCCCACGCCGCCCAACCCCTCGGAGCTGATCCTGAGTGCCCGCTTCGACGAAATGCTGGAGGAGCTGTACCAGCACTACGACGTGATTCTGATTGACACTCCGCCGGTGGGCCTGGTTACGGACGGCATCCTGATTATGCGCAAGGCTGATATTCCGATTTACATCGTGCGGGCCAACTACTCGAAGAAGAGCTTCCTCAAGAATGTCAACAAGCTGATTCGGGCCAACAACTTCACCCGCCTCTGTGCCATTCTCAACGACTCGACGGCCAGCGGCCTCTATGGCTACGGGTATGGCTACGGTTACGGGTATGGCTACGGCTACGGGCAGGGCTACTACGAGGAAACCCGGCCGGTAGTAGGGCTGTTCTCGCGCTTGCGGAAGCGCTTCACCTAA
- a CDS encoding tyrosine-type recombinase/integrase, protein MELFFDYLRFERRYSPHTVLSYQTDLRQFSDYLKATYELEQPEQADHTLIRSWVVTLMQQQLDPRTVNRKIACLRSYYKFLLRTNVISKNPMLRIKSPKVAKKLPDFVPEDSLNGLLNSFEFPPTFVGSRDQTVLELLYGTGIRLSELIGIRHEDLSLSGKTVRVTGKGNKQRIVPLNPSLIIVLERYIAQKQAEFGGADNARGPLLVTEKLEPLYEKLVYRTVKHYLSQITTASSQQHPHVLRHSFATHLLGKGADLNAIKELLGHANLAATQVYTHLSIDKLKSVFEKAHPKA, encoded by the coding sequence ATGGAATTATTTTTTGATTATCTGCGGTTCGAGCGGCGCTACAGCCCCCACACGGTGCTGTCGTACCAAACCGACCTGCGGCAGTTTTCGGATTACCTCAAGGCCACTTACGAGCTGGAGCAGCCCGAGCAGGCCGACCATACCCTGATCCGGTCCTGGGTGGTGACGCTGATGCAACAGCAGCTGGACCCGCGCACCGTGAACCGCAAGATTGCCTGCCTGCGCTCCTACTACAAGTTTTTGCTGCGCACGAACGTCATCAGCAAAAACCCCATGCTGCGCATCAAGTCGCCGAAGGTGGCCAAGAAGCTGCCCGACTTCGTGCCTGAGGACTCGCTCAACGGCCTGCTCAACTCGTTTGAGTTTCCGCCCACCTTCGTCGGCTCCCGCGACCAGACCGTGCTGGAGCTGCTCTACGGTACCGGTATCCGGCTCTCGGAGCTCATTGGCATCCGGCACGAAGACCTGAGCCTAAGCGGTAAAACCGTGCGCGTGACCGGCAAAGGCAACAAGCAGCGCATCGTGCCGCTGAACCCCAGCCTGATCATAGTGCTGGAACGCTATATAGCGCAGAAGCAGGCCGAATTTGGCGGCGCCGACAACGCCCGCGGGCCCCTGCTCGTTACGGAAAAGCTGGAGCCACTCTACGAAAAGCTCGTGTACCGTACCGTGAAGCACTATTTAAGCCAGATAACGACGGCCTCGTCGCAGCAGCACCCCCACGTGCTGCGTCACTCCTTTGCCACGCACCTGCTGGGCAAAGGCGCCGACCTGAACGCCATTAAGGAGCTGCTGGGCCACGCCAATCTGGCCGCCACGCAGGTGTACACCCACTTATCGATTGACAAGCTCAAGTCCGTATTTGAAAAGGCCCATCCGAAGGCCTAG
- the metK gene encoding methionine adenosyltransferase: MPYLFTSESVSEGHPDKVADQISDAILDEYLRQDPAAKVACETLVTTDFALVAGEIKSTAHVDAEPIVRGVISRIGYNKPEYLFNADTCEVMNRLHEQSPDINQGVERASDEEQGAGDQGMMFGYATKETANYMPLALDLSHRLLDELAKIRKMGQEMTYLRPDAKSQVTIRYADDNTPEAIDTIVVSTQHDDFDESEENMLARIKEDIINILVPRVKAGLDVETQKLFTDQITYHINPTGKFVIGGPHGDSGLTGRKIIVDTYGGKGAHGGGAFSGKDSSKVDRSAAYATRHIAKNLVAAGVADQALVQVAYAIGVAQPVGLYVTTYGTTKVKGANGQLLTDGEIAEKVNKLFDMRPYAIVQRFGLRNPIFAESAAYGHMGRPAGTKEVVMPSGETKTFETFTWEKLDYVDKIKAEFGL, encoded by the coding sequence ATGCCGTATCTATTCACCTCCGAATCCGTTTCGGAAGGCCACCCCGATAAAGTAGCCGACCAAATCTCCGATGCCATCCTCGACGAGTATCTGCGGCAGGACCCCGCGGCCAAAGTAGCCTGCGAAACCCTCGTTACCACCGACTTCGCGCTGGTGGCCGGCGAAATCAAGTCGACGGCCCACGTGGACGCTGAGCCCATCGTGCGAGGCGTCATCAGCCGCATCGGCTACAACAAGCCCGAGTACCTCTTCAACGCCGATACCTGCGAGGTGATGAACCGCCTGCACGAGCAGTCGCCCGATATCAACCAGGGTGTGGAGCGCGCCAGCGACGAAGAGCAGGGCGCCGGCGACCAGGGTATGATGTTCGGCTATGCCACCAAGGAAACGGCCAACTACATGCCCCTGGCCCTGGACCTCTCGCACCGCCTGCTCGACGAGCTGGCTAAGATCCGCAAGATGGGCCAGGAAATGACGTATCTGCGCCCCGACGCCAAAAGCCAGGTAACGATCCGCTACGCCGACGACAACACGCCCGAGGCCATCGACACCATCGTGGTGAGCACCCAGCACGACGACTTCGACGAGTCGGAGGAAAACATGCTGGCCCGCATCAAGGAGGATATTATCAACATCCTGGTGCCGCGCGTGAAAGCCGGGCTGGACGTTGAAACCCAGAAGCTGTTCACCGACCAGATTACCTACCACATCAACCCCACCGGCAAGTTCGTTATCGGCGGCCCCCACGGCGACTCCGGCCTCACCGGTCGTAAGATCATCGTGGATACCTACGGTGGCAAGGGCGCCCACGGCGGTGGCGCTTTCTCGGGCAAGGACTCCTCGAAAGTAGACCGCTCCGCCGCCTACGCCACCCGCCACATTGCCAAAAACCTGGTAGCGGCCGGCGTGGCCGACCAGGCCTTGGTGCAGGTAGCCTACGCCATTGGCGTGGCCCAGCCCGTGGGCCTCTACGTGACGACCTACGGCACGACCAAAGTAAAAGGCGCTAATGGCCAGCTGCTCACCGACGGCGAGATTGCCGAGAAGGTGAATAAGCTCTTCGATATGCGGCCCTACGCCATTGTGCAGCGCTTCGGCCTGCGCAACCCCATCTTCGCCGAGTCGGCCGCCTACGGGCACATGGGCCGCCCGGCCGGGACCAAGGAAGTGGTGATGCCCTCGGGCGAAACCAAAACCTTCGAGACTTTCACCTGGGAGAAGCTCGACTACGTTGACAAAATCAAGGCTGAGTTTGGGCTGTAA
- a CDS encoding NAD-dependent epimerase/dehydratase family protein, whose translation MIFVTGGSGLIGSFLISSLLERGHKVRALFRRQVPAIAGAEQVDWVEGDVLDILALRNALEGVTHVFHCAGLVSYAPQDEDALQQINVEGTANVVDACLDRPGIRLCHVSSVAALGGGAAAAEQEPGRTQLLTEEAKWDLGAAHAAYATSKYLGELEVWRGVAEGLAAVMVNPSVVLGPADWERSSTRLFRYAYNEHAFYTPGSVNFVDVRDVVAAMLHLTLESAITAERFILSAGAVPLHEFLAQAAACFGKKAPRIAVPDWAAEVIWRAEHARSVLTGARPLITKDTARAGRKPVVYQSQKVQQATGMTFRTLAETVAWCCQGLQKNSVASGAVVVY comes from the coding sequence ATGATTTTCGTCACCGGTGGCAGCGGCCTGATTGGCAGTTTTCTGATTTCATCCTTGCTCGAACGGGGCCACAAGGTCCGGGCCTTGTTTCGCCGGCAGGTGCCGGCCATTGCCGGCGCCGAGCAAGTGGACTGGGTGGAAGGCGACGTGCTGGATATTCTGGCCCTGCGCAACGCGCTGGAGGGCGTCACGCACGTATTTCACTGCGCCGGCCTGGTATCCTACGCCCCGCAGGACGAAGACGCGCTGCAGCAGATCAACGTGGAAGGCACGGCCAACGTGGTGGATGCCTGCCTCGACCGGCCCGGTATCCGGCTCTGCCACGTGTCGTCGGTGGCGGCCCTGGGCGGCGGAGCGGCGGCAGCCGAGCAGGAGCCGGGCCGCACCCAGCTGCTCACCGAGGAAGCCAAGTGGGATTTGGGCGCCGCCCACGCCGCCTACGCCACTTCCAAGTACCTGGGTGAGCTGGAAGTGTGGCGGGGCGTAGCCGAAGGCTTAGCGGCGGTAATGGTGAACCCGTCCGTGGTGCTGGGCCCGGCCGACTGGGAGCGGAGCAGTACCCGTTTGTTCCGGTACGCGTATAATGAGCATGCCTTTTATACCCCCGGCAGTGTTAATTTTGTGGACGTGCGGGACGTCGTGGCAGCTATGCTGCACCTGACGTTGGAGTCCGCCATTACGGCGGAACGCTTTATTCTCAGCGCCGGGGCCGTACCCCTGCACGAGTTCCTGGCGCAGGCCGCGGCTTGTTTTGGCAAGAAAGCCCCACGCATTGCCGTGCCCGACTGGGCCGCCGAGGTTATCTGGCGCGCCGAGCATGCCCGTTCCGTGCTGACCGGGGCCCGCCCGCTGATAACCAAAGACACCGCCCGGGCCGGGCGCAAACCGGTGGTGTACCAGAGCCAAAAGGTGCAGCAAGCCACCGGAATGACGTTCCGGACGCTGGCCGAAACGGTGGCCTGGTGCTGCCAGGGGCTGCAAAAGAACTCCGTGGCCTCCGGTGCGGTTGTTGTATATTAG
- a CDS encoding acyl-CoA dehydrogenase family protein: MELVATENQTMIAQMVRDFGATHIKPDMMKWDESQEFPVEVFKKLGELGLMGVLVPQEYGGAGFGYVEYVTAIAELSKIDPSIGLSMAAHNSLCTGHILQFGSEEQKHKWLPKLASAEWIGAWGLTEPNTGSDAGNMRTVAVEDGDDYVLNGAKNFITHGKSGNIAVVIARTGEVGDSHGMTAFVIEKPTEGFTHGLKADKLGMRASETTELIFTDCRVPKANILGKVGDGFIQAMKVLDGGRISIAALSLGIAQGAFEAALRYSQERHQFNQPISNFQGISFKLADMATEIEAASLLTYRAADMKDRGLNVNQESAMAKLYASEVCVRTANEGVQIFGGYGYTKDYPAEKYYRDSKLCTIGEGTSEIQKLVIARTLLK, encoded by the coding sequence ATGGAACTTGTAGCCACCGAAAATCAAACAATGATTGCCCAGATGGTGCGCGACTTCGGCGCAACCCACATCAAACCCGATATGATGAAGTGGGATGAAAGCCAGGAGTTTCCCGTGGAAGTATTCAAGAAGCTGGGCGAGCTGGGCCTGATGGGCGTACTGGTGCCCCAGGAGTATGGCGGCGCCGGCTTTGGCTACGTCGAGTACGTGACGGCCATTGCCGAGCTGTCCAAGATTGACCCCAGCATTGGCCTGAGCATGGCGGCCCACAACTCGCTCTGCACCGGCCATATTCTGCAGTTCGGCTCGGAAGAGCAAAAGCACAAGTGGCTGCCCAAGCTGGCGTCGGCCGAGTGGATCGGCGCCTGGGGCCTGACGGAGCCCAACACCGGCTCCGACGCCGGCAACATGCGCACCGTGGCCGTGGAAGACGGCGACGACTACGTGCTCAACGGCGCCAAAAACTTTATTACCCACGGCAAGAGCGGCAACATTGCCGTTGTTATTGCCCGCACCGGCGAAGTAGGTGACTCCCACGGTATGACGGCCTTCGTGATTGAGAAGCCCACCGAAGGCTTCACCCACGGCCTGAAAGCCGACAAGCTGGGCATGCGCGCTTCGGAAACCACCGAGCTGATCTTCACTGACTGCCGCGTACCCAAGGCCAACATCCTGGGCAAAGTCGGCGACGGCTTCATCCAGGCCATGAAGGTGCTCGACGGCGGCCGGATTTCCATTGCGGCCCTGTCATTGGGCATTGCTCAGGGCGCGTTTGAGGCGGCGCTGCGCTACTCGCAGGAGCGGCACCAGTTCAACCAGCCGATTTCCAACTTCCAGGGCATTTCCTTTAAGCTGGCTGATATGGCCACCGAAATCGAAGCGGCCTCGCTGCTCACCTACCGCGCCGCCGACATGAAGGACCGCGGCCTGAACGTGAACCAGGAGTCGGCCATGGCCAAGCTCTACGCCTCGGAAGTGTGCGTGCGCACGGCTAACGAAGGCGTGCAGATCTTCGGGGGCTACGGCTACACCAAGGATTACCCCGCCGAGAAGTACTACCGCGACTCCAAGCTGTGCACCATCGGCGAGGGCACCAGCGAGATTCAGAAGCTGGTAATTGCCCGGACTTTGCTGAAGTAA
- a CDS encoding tyrosine-protein phosphatase has product MASLEVDMHSHLLPGLDDGAETVEQSVELLRALRALGYRKLVMTPHIMGDFYKNTPEGVRAALKQLQDAATAAGITDVTLECAAEYYLDEWLQQKIESKEPLLSFGGDKRYVLFETSYINEPFNFAETVFNLKSAGYQPVLAHPERYTYFYGRFEDLAKVRENGVLLQLNLNSLAGYYSAGAKRVAEKLIDAGLVDLVGTDAHNLKHTDTLLQKVLPTPYLQKVLALPLLNNSL; this is encoded by the coding sequence TTGGCATCTCTGGAAGTCGACATGCACTCCCACTTGCTGCCCGGCCTCGACGACGGAGCCGAAACCGTGGAGCAGTCGGTGGAGCTACTGCGGGCCCTGCGGGCTTTAGGCTACCGTAAGCTGGTCATGACGCCCCACATCATGGGCGACTTCTACAAGAACACTCCCGAAGGCGTGCGGGCGGCCCTGAAACAGCTGCAGGATGCGGCCACGGCCGCCGGTATTACCGACGTGACGCTGGAGTGCGCCGCCGAATACTACCTGGACGAGTGGCTGCAGCAGAAAATCGAGAGCAAGGAGCCTCTGCTCAGCTTCGGCGGCGACAAACGCTACGTGCTCTTTGAAACCTCCTACATCAACGAGCCCTTCAACTTCGCCGAAACGGTGTTCAACCTGAAGTCGGCGGGCTACCAGCCCGTGCTGGCCCACCCCGAGCGCTACACCTACTTCTACGGCCGCTTCGAGGACCTAGCCAAGGTGCGGGAAAACGGGGTGCTGCTGCAGCTCAACCTGAATTCCCTGGCCGGCTACTATTCGGCCGGGGCCAAGCGGGTGGCCGAAAAGCTTATTGATGCCGGCCTGGTAGACCTGGTGGGCACCGATGCCCACAACCTGAAGCACACCGACACGCTGCTCCAGAAGGTGCTGCCCACGCCTTACCTCCAAAAAGTGCTGGCTTTGCCGCTGCTGAATAACTCCTTGTAA
- the rpsU gene encoding 30S ribosomal protein S21 encodes MIIVQIKDNESVDRALKRFKKKFERTGVLKELRRRTFFQKPSVTKRKQKEKAVYKQTMYATDNY; translated from the coding sequence ATGATCATCGTCCAGATTAAGGATAACGAGTCTGTTGACCGTGCCTTGAAGCGTTTTAAGAAGAAGTTTGAGCGCACCGGCGTTCTGAAGGAGCTGCGTCGTCGCACGTTCTTCCAGAAGCCTTCGGTTACCAAGCGTAAGCAGAAGGAGAAGGCCGTGTACAAGCAGACGATGTACGCTACCGACAACTACTAG